From Candidatus Woesearchaeota archaeon:
CAGGCTAGAGCCAGAGCATTTTGTCGAGGACATGGTTGCTGAATGGCTTGTTTCGAGATTTCCTAAGCTTGCGGTTATGATTGAAAGCTTTAGGGGGACGTTTGTGGTATCCAAAGAGAAGCCGCTTACTGTTTACAGGGAAAAGATAGAAGAATTGCTGCCGATGCTTGAAAAAAGCCTGCCTGAAGATGCTATATTAAAGAAGCTGGAAGAATTCAATGATGAGGATTATTGGGAAAATTATTATGATTCACAGTTCATAAAGACAAGAAAAAATCGCAAATATTTTTTGCATAATATCCCGAAGAAGTTTCATAATTGGGATGGTTTAAGGCTTGAAAAAGAGAGGTTCTCAGGAAACAGAAAATTGAAAGATTATCTACCCAAACATTAAAATAAGCCAAAGCCTTACCAGCTTTATGAAAGAGGCGGATTTTTATAAGAAGCTTGGAAATAATAAAGTGCACTGCCTGCTCTGCCCGCATTTTTGCGTGATTTCAGATTCTGAAAGGGGGAAATGCCATGTAAGGGAAAACAGAGCCGGAAAGCTTTATTCTTTATCATACGGGAAAGCCATATCTACTGCAGTTGACCCGATAGAGAAAAAGCCGCTGTTTCATTTCATGCCGGGGAGCTATTCCTATTCGGTTGCGACCATGGGATGCAATTTCAAGTGCGAGTTCTGCCAGAACTGCGAGATTTCGCAGCCGGGAAAGGAAATTTACGGCAGGGAGCTTTCTGCAGGCCAGATTGTAGAAGAGGCATTAGCCAATGGATGCAAAAGCATCGCTTACACTTACACAGAGCCGACAATTTTTTATGAATACGCATATGATATCGCTAAGAAGGCAAAGAAAGAGGGATTGAAAAACATCTTTGTCACAAACGGATTTATTGCAGCTTCACCCCTGAAGAAAATATCGCCTTATCTTGATGCTGCCAATATCGACTTAAAATCATTTAGCGAGAAGGCTTATAATAATGTCATAGGAGGCAGGCTTAAGCCTGTCCTGGATTCGATTAAGCTGTACAAGGAGCTGGATGTTTTCCTGGAGATTACCACCCTAATTGTGCCCGGGATGAATGATTCTAACAAGGAGATAGCGCAGATTGCAGGTTTTATTGCTTCTATAGATAAGGAAATTCCGTGGCATGTGTCGAGATTCCATCCTATGCACCATATGTCAGACGGGAAAATTACCCCCAAAGAAACTATTTCCAGGGCTGTTGAAATCGGCAGGAAAGCCGGGCTTAATTATACCTATGCGGGAAACATCCCGGGAGATGACCATGAATCGACAATCTGCCCTGCATGCGGCGCTAAAGCCATTGAGAGATGCGGCTTTCATGTTGATAGGATTAATGCCAAGGAGGGAAAATGCTCTTT
This genomic window contains:
- the amrS gene encoding AmmeMemoRadiSam system radical SAM enzyme encodes the protein MKEADFYKKLGNNKVHCLLCPHFCVISDSERGKCHVRENRAGKLYSLSYGKAISTAVDPIEKKPLFHFMPGSYSYSVATMGCNFKCEFCQNCEISQPGKEIYGRELSAGQIVEEALANGCKSIAYTYTEPTIFYEYAYDIAKKAKKEGLKNIFVTNGFIAASPLKKISPYLDAANIDLKSFSEKAYNNVIGGRLKPVLDSIKLYKELDVFLEITTLIVPGMNDSNKEIAQIAGFIASIDKEIPWHVSRFHPMHHMSDGKITPKETISRAVEIGRKAGLNYTYAGNIPGDDHESTICPACGAKAIERCGFHVDRINAKEGKCSFCGEEINIVQ
- a CDS encoding DUF4130 domain-containing protein produces the protein MNIEKRFNLAKRHKNYRKEVLEKLGKQSESEIESISTYEARQAYNWNKQVAACYQRSRAFIRLKISRYGIVYGRLEPEHFVEDMVAEWLVSRFPKLAVMIESFRGTFVVSKEKPLTVYREKIEELLPMLEKSLPEDAILKKLEEFNDEDYWENYYDSQFIKTRKNRKYFLHNIPKKFHNWDGLRLEKERFSGNRKLKDYLPKH